The Sphingomonas alpina genome has a segment encoding these proteins:
- a CDS encoding riboflavin synthase, with protein sequence MFTGIITDIGAIERLETRADTGGDMHARISTSYDTTAVELGASIACSGVCLTVVDKGPSWFAVDVSGETISRTARDQWSEGRRLNLERALKLGDELGGHIVTGHVDGIGTIDAIEPDGGSHRVTVIAPADIAPYIAAKGSVTVDGVSLTVNAVADRTDGTTAFDLNIIPHTWAVTALGDLTAGRAVNLEIDVLARYLARMQERLATA encoded by the coding sequence ATGTTCACCGGCATCATCACCGACATCGGTGCGATCGAGCGACTCGAAACGCGGGCCGACACCGGCGGCGACATGCATGCGCGCATCTCGACCAGCTATGATACCACGGCGGTGGAACTGGGGGCGTCGATCGCCTGTTCCGGCGTCTGCCTGACTGTTGTGGACAAGGGGCCAAGCTGGTTCGCGGTCGATGTGTCGGGCGAAACGATCAGCCGCACCGCGCGCGATCAGTGGAGTGAAGGCCGGCGCCTGAACCTTGAACGTGCCTTGAAGCTTGGCGACGAACTGGGCGGGCATATCGTTACTGGCCATGTCGACGGCATCGGCACGATCGACGCGATCGAGCCGGATGGAGGCTCGCACCGCGTGACGGTGATCGCGCCGGCCGATATCGCGCCTTATATCGCGGCCAAGGGATCGGTGACGGTCGACGGTGTTTCGCTCACCGTCAACGCTGTGGCCGACCGTACCGACGGGACCACCGCGTTCGATCTCAACATCATTCCCCACACTTGGGCGGTCACCGCGCTTGGTGACCTCACGGCGGGCCGCGCGGTCAATCTCGAGATTGATGTGCTGGCGCGTTATCTGGCGCGGATGCAGGAACGACTCGCTACCGCGTAA
- the feoB gene encoding ferrous iron transporter B has translation MTTIPLVALVGNPNAGKSALFNALTGARQKVGNYPGVTVERHSGKLALADGRPIDLVDLPGAYSLDPSSPDERVTRDVVTGTQAGERLPDAIVIVVDAANLDNHLRFALQLIALGLPVVVALNMIDLAERDGLTLDAAKLSAELGVPVIPTVAVRRRGLDELKAALTSAIGSGAAVRLRSSEGHVGEDIVTLQRRARSIAAASTVSETAVRRWTHMLDAVALHPVAGPILLLTILFVMFQAVFAWSETPIGWIESLFAWIESGVRAAPVPGFLRSVLSDGVITAIRSFLSDGVIAGVGAVIVFLPQILILFTFILVLEATGYMVRAAFMMDRLMASVGLSGRAFIPLLSSFACAVPGIMATRTIDDEKDRLTTILIAPLMTCSARLPVYTLVIGALIPNTRILPFVGLQGLVMLGLYVLGVVGAFFAALALRRTVTKGPSSGFMMEMPKYQWPRLGDVALGLWSRALIFLKRAGTTIALTVALLWVLASYPVAPAGQRQSEYSIAGRIASGIEVVVRPIGFNHDIALSLLPAMAAREAAVGAMATVYAIDNPEDEAGQGKLSENLRGRWSLPTALAFLMWFVFAPQCISTIAVTRRETNGWKWPAFMVGYLFALAYVAAGATYWAAIGLGL, from the coding sequence ATGACGACGATCCCGCTGGTTGCGTTGGTCGGCAATCCCAATGCCGGCAAGAGCGCGTTGTTCAATGCGCTGACCGGGGCGCGGCAAAAAGTCGGCAATTATCCCGGCGTCACGGTTGAGCGTCATTCGGGCAAGCTTGCGCTGGCCGATGGTCGCCCGATTGATCTGGTCGATCTGCCCGGCGCCTATAGCCTTGATCCGTCGAGTCCCGATGAGCGCGTGACCCGCGACGTGGTGACCGGCACCCAGGCCGGTGAGCGACTGCCCGATGCGATCGTCATCGTCGTCGATGCCGCAAATCTCGACAATCACTTACGCTTCGCGCTGCAATTGATCGCGCTCGGCCTGCCGGTGGTGGTCGCGCTCAACATGATCGACCTTGCCGAGCGCGACGGGCTGACGCTCGATGCGGCGAAACTGTCGGCAGAACTTGGCGTGCCGGTGATCCCGACCGTGGCAGTGCGCCGGCGCGGCCTGGATGAATTGAAGGCCGCGCTGACCAGTGCGATCGGGTCGGGCGCCGCGGTGCGCCTGCGCTCGAGTGAAGGGCATGTCGGCGAGGATATCGTTACCCTGCAGCGCCGGGCGCGCAGCATTGCCGCTGCCTCGACCGTGTCCGAAACCGCGGTGCGGCGCTGGACGCATATGCTCGACGCGGTGGCGCTGCATCCGGTGGCCGGCCCGATCCTGTTGCTGACCATCCTGTTCGTGATGTTCCAGGCGGTGTTCGCCTGGTCGGAAACGCCGATCGGCTGGATCGAATCGCTGTTCGCCTGGATTGAGAGCGGCGTCCGCGCAGCGCCCGTGCCGGGTTTCCTGCGCTCGGTACTGAGCGACGGCGTCATCACCGCGATCCGTTCGTTCCTGAGCGACGGCGTCATTGCCGGGGTCGGCGCCGTGATCGTGTTCCTGCCGCAGATCCTGATCCTGTTCACCTTCATCCTGGTGCTGGAGGCGACCGGCTATATGGTTCGCGCGGCGTTCATGATGGACCGGCTGATGGCCAGTGTCGGCCTGTCGGGACGCGCCTTCATCCCATTGCTCTCGTCCTTCGCCTGTGCGGTGCCGGGCATCATGGCGACGCGCACGATCGATGACGAGAAGGACCGGCTGACCACCATCCTGATCGCGCCGCTGATGACCTGTTCGGCGCGGCTGCCGGTCTATACGTTGGTGATCGGGGCACTGATCCCCAATACGCGAATCCTGCCGTTCGTCGGGCTGCAGGGCCTGGTGATGCTTGGCCTTTATGTGCTCGGCGTGGTCGGGGCGTTCTTCGCCGCGCTCGCGCTGCGCCGAACGGTGACCAAGGGGCCATCGTCCGGCTTCATGATGGAAATGCCCAAATATCAATGGCCGCGCCTTGGCGATGTCGCGCTCGGATTGTGGAGCCGCGCGCTGATCTTCCTCAAGCGCGCCGGCACGACGATCGCTCTGACCGTCGCGCTGCTGTGGGTGCTGGCGAGTTATCCGGTCGCCCCTGCGGGACAACGGCAAAGCGAATATTCGATCGCCGGCCGGATTGCATCGGGGATCGAAGTGGTGGTCAGACCGATCGGCTTCAACCACGATATCGCGCTCTCGCTGCTGCCGGCGATGGCGGCGCGTGAGGCGGCGGTGGGCGCGATGGCCACGGTCTATGCGATCGACAATCCGGAGGATGAGGCCGGCCAGGGCAAGCTGTCGGAAAATCTGCGCGGCCGCTGGAGCCTGCCGACTGCGCTCGCTTTCCTGATGTGGTTCGTGTTCGCGCCGCAGTGCATTTCGACCATCGCGGTCACGCGGCGCGAGACCAATGGCTGGAAATGGCCCGCTTTCATGGTCGGCTATCTGTTCGCGCTGGCATATGTCGCCGCCGGAGCTACATACTGGGCCGCAATAGGACTCGGTTTGTAG
- the ribD gene encoding bifunctional diaminohydroxyphosphoribosylaminopyrimidine deaminase/5-amino-6-(5-phosphoribosylamino)uracil reductase RibD, producing the protein MAAALALAERGRGRTAPNPNVGCIIVNAGRIVGRGWTQPGGRPHAEAMALAAAGDAARGATCYVTLEPCAHASSRGPACADSLITAGIARLVAGLRDPDPRTDGLGAERLRGAGVEVAMGIAEAAARRSMAGFITRRTNGRPFVTLKLAQSLDGAVAMASGSSKWITGPEARAHAHLERARHEAILVGRGTWQADAPLLDVRLAGLGARSPRRILLSRSEGPDGWETVATPGDIAMLADTDHLLVEGGVQTAAAFLSADLVDRLLLYRAPILVGGGLTLPGIGLADLTAAHGRWRLHDSRMLGSDQLQVYERDDRQRDREPV; encoded by the coding sequence ATGGCGGCGGCGCTTGCGCTCGCCGAGCGCGGGCGCGGACGCACCGCGCCCAATCCCAATGTCGGCTGCATCATCGTCAATGCCGGACGCATCGTCGGGCGAGGCTGGACCCAGCCGGGCGGGCGACCTCATGCCGAGGCCATGGCGCTGGCAGCGGCAGGTGACGCGGCGCGCGGTGCGACCTGCTATGTGACGCTTGAACCCTGCGCGCATGCATCGTCCCGCGGCCCCGCCTGTGCCGACTCGCTGATCACGGCAGGCATCGCGCGCCTGGTGGCCGGCCTGCGCGACCCCGATCCGCGCACCGACGGACTGGGCGCCGAGCGCCTGCGCGGCGCGGGGGTCGAAGTCGCGATGGGTATTGCCGAGGCCGCGGCGCGGCGCTCGATGGCCGGTTTCATCACCCGGCGCACGAACGGCCGGCCGTTCGTCACGCTGAAGCTGGCTCAGTCGCTCGACGGCGCGGTGGCGATGGCCAGCGGGTCGAGCAAATGGATTACCGGTCCCGAGGCGCGTGCCCATGCGCATCTCGAGCGCGCCCGGCACGAGGCGATCCTGGTCGGGCGCGGGACATGGCAGGCCGATGCTCCCTTGCTCGATGTCCGTCTGGCGGGACTGGGCGCGCGCAGCCCGCGGCGCATCCTGCTGTCCCGATCGGAAGGACCTGATGGGTGGGAGACTGTGGCGACGCCCGGCGACATCGCGATGCTGGCCGATACCGACCATCTTCTGGTCGAGGGAGGGGTGCAGACTGCCGCCGCTTTCCTGTCCGCCGACCTGGTGGATCGCCTGCTTCTTTACCGTGCGCCGATTCTCGTTGGTGGTGGCCTGACCTTGCCCGGTATCGGCCTGGCCGATCTCACTGCCGCGCATGGCCGGTGGCGCCTGCATGACAGCCGCATGCTTGGCAGCGACCAGCTCCAGGTCTACGAGCGCGACGATCGCCAGCGCGACAGGGAGCCCGTCTGA
- the ribH gene encoding 6,7-dimethyl-8-ribityllumazine synthase has protein sequence MAKFLIVEARFYDHLNDLLLDGARTAIEAAGHDHETITVPGALEIPGAVALASDSGAYDGFVALGVVIRGETYHFEIVAGESARGLMALSMDGVAIGNGILTVENEAQALTRARRTEKDKGGEAAKAAIAMLDLKGRFG, from the coding sequence ATGGCCAAGTTTCTGATCGTCGAGGCTCGCTTCTACGACCATCTCAACGACCTGCTGCTTGACGGTGCGCGTACGGCGATCGAGGCGGCGGGGCATGATCATGAGACGATCACCGTTCCCGGTGCGCTGGAGATTCCCGGCGCGGTCGCGCTCGCATCCGATAGCGGCGCCTATGACGGTTTTGTTGCCCTCGGCGTGGTGATTCGCGGCGAGACCTATCATTTCGAGATCGTAGCCGGCGAAAGCGCGCGCGGGCTGATGGCGTTGTCGATGGATGGCGTGGCGATCGGCAACGGCATCCTGACGGTCGAGAACGAGGCGCAGGCGCTGACCCGCGCGCGCCGGACCGAGAAGGACAAGGGCGGCGAGGCGGCCAAGGCTGCCATCGCCATGCTCGACCTGAAGGGCCGGTTCGGCTGA
- the ribB gene encoding 3,4-dihydroxy-2-butanone-4-phosphate synthase translates to MSTQLIEKLRSLVTDGGMSRSGLARAAGLHANTLRDLDQLDWNPTADTLRKLETFIFSNDDTPALVSIEEIIDEARNGRMFILVDDEDRENEGDLIIPAQMATPDAINFMATHGRGLICLSMTKTRVDALGLELMSRANGTRHETAFTTSIEARDGVTTGISAADRARTISVAIDAAKGKEDIVTPGHVFPLVARDGGVLVRAGHTEAAVDVARLAGLNPSGVICEIMKDDGTMARMDDLVAFARLHNLKMGTIRDLIAYRRKHDHLVEKRAEMVFESKWGGDWRAMTFFNKASGDETIALVKGYIDPDAPTLVRMHTASYFVDMFGETSERSGLLSRSMEMIAEAGSGVIVVINRPMKDSVSRFIKLRGEGKGAGAPEIEELRDYGVGAQILAELGVQDMVLLTNTHHTLVGLDGYGLSIVGERAIPGTGGE, encoded by the coding sequence ATGAGCACGCAACTGATCGAAAAACTCCGCAGCCTGGTTACCGATGGCGGCATGTCGCGCTCCGGCCTTGCCCGGGCCGCCGGCCTCCACGCCAACACATTGCGCGATCTCGACCAGCTCGACTGGAATCCGACTGCCGACACGTTGCGCAAGCTCGAGACCTTCATTTTCTCCAATGACGATACCCCGGCCCTGGTCTCGATTGAGGAGATCATCGACGAAGCGCGCAATGGCCGCATGTTCATCCTGGTCGATGACGAAGACCGCGAGAATGAAGGCGATCTGATCATCCCGGCGCAAATGGCGACGCCCGATGCGATCAACTTCATGGCGACGCATGGCCGCGGCCTGATCTGCCTGTCGATGACCAAGACGCGGGTCGATGCGCTCGGTCTCGAGCTGATGAGCCGGGCCAATGGGACGCGGCACGAGACCGCCTTCACCACCTCGATCGAGGCGCGAGACGGGGTGACCACAGGCATCTCCGCTGCCGATCGCGCGCGCACCATCTCGGTCGCGATCGACGCGGCCAAGGGCAAGGAAGATATCGTCACCCCCGGCCATGTCTTCCCGCTGGTCGCGCGCGATGGCGGCGTGCTGGTCCGTGCTGGTCATACCGAGGCGGCGGTCGACGTCGCGCGGTTGGCCGGACTCAACCCGTCGGGCGTGATTTGCGAGATCATGAAGGACGACGGCACCATGGCGCGGATGGACGATCTCGTCGCCTTCGCCCGGCTGCATAATTTGAAGATGGGTACGATACGCGACTTGATTGCCTATCGCCGCAAGCACGACCATCTGGTCGAGAAGCGCGCGGAGATGGTTTTCGAGAGCAAATGGGGCGGCGACTGGCGCGCGATGACCTTCTTCAACAAGGCCAGCGGCGACGAAACGATCGCGCTGGTCAAGGGCTATATCGATCCCGACGCGCCGACATTGGTGCGGATGCATACCGCATCCTATTTCGTCGACATGTTCGGCGAGACATCGGAGCGGTCGGGCCTGTTGTCGCGATCGATGGAAATGATCGCGGAAGCCGGATCGGGCGTGATCGTGGTGATCAACCGTCCGATGAAAGACAGCGTGTCGCGCTTCATCAAGCTGCGCGGCGAAGGCAAGGGCGCGGGCGCGCCGGAGATCGAGGAACTGCGCGATTATGGCGTCGGCGCGCAGATTCTCGCTGAGCTGGGCGTGCAGGACATGGTGCTTTTGACCAATACGCATCATACGCTGGTCGGGCTTGACGGCTATGGCCTGTCGATCGTCGGCGAGCGTGCAATTCCCGGGACCGGAGGCGAGTAA
- a CDS encoding cytochrome P450, with translation MAYAHSFEANPHWLPRPASRALRSIPGEDGLPFIGSTLRMLKDPIAFSRRMEAAHGRVYRVNVFGGPSLALLGPEANELVLFDRDKIFSSEQGWGPLLNLLFPRGLMLMDFEKHRADRKTLSVAFKPEPMRHYAESMNDGIARQVAGWSGKPLKFYDAIKALTLDLAAESFLGMPLGEEAEQINRAFVDEVQATVDPIRLPLPGTKMRKGVKARAFLMEIFAREIPKRRARDAAGEGGQDFFSQFCRAVDDDGQPLSDAAIIDHMNFLMMAAHDTITSSATSLVMLLGRHVEWQDRLREEVLSLGLNDAGVPHTQLDRLVLTEYAFKEALRLVPPVPSLPRRALKDFSFGGYDIPAGTFIGINIRHTHQMPDLWPDPDRFDPLRFTPEASKGRHKYAWVPFGGGAHMCLGLHFATMQIKLLMVQLLSRYRIELAPGAGRTWQSVPIPRPKDGLPLRFVPLN, from the coding sequence ATGGCTTACGCGCATAGCTTCGAGGCGAATCCCCACTGGCTGCCGCGCCCTGCATCGCGCGCGCTCAGGAGCATCCCCGGCGAGGACGGCCTGCCTTTTATCGGCAGCACGCTCAGGATGCTGAAGGATCCGATCGCTTTCTCCCGTCGCATGGAAGCGGCCCATGGCCGGGTCTATCGTGTCAACGTCTTTGGTGGTCCCAGCCTGGCGTTGCTTGGGCCGGAAGCGAATGAGCTGGTACTCTTCGATCGCGACAAGATCTTCTCGTCGGAGCAGGGTTGGGGGCCGCTGCTCAACCTGCTGTTCCCGCGTGGGCTGATGCTGATGGATTTCGAGAAGCATCGCGCCGACCGCAAGACATTGTCGGTCGCGTTCAAGCCCGAACCGATGCGCCATTATGCCGAGAGCATGAATGACGGCATTGCCCGCCAGGTTGCGGGCTGGTCGGGCAAGCCGCTCAAATTCTATGATGCGATCAAGGCGTTGACGCTCGATCTCGCAGCGGAGAGTTTTCTCGGCATGCCGCTTGGCGAAGAGGCCGAGCAGATCAATCGCGCCTTTGTGGATGAAGTGCAGGCGACGGTCGATCCGATACGCTTGCCCTTGCCCGGCACGAAAATGCGTAAAGGCGTCAAGGCGCGCGCCTTTCTGATGGAGATTTTTGCGCGCGAGATCCCGAAACGGCGCGCGCGCGACGCTGCGGGCGAAGGCGGGCAGGATTTCTTCTCGCAATTCTGCCGCGCGGTCGACGACGATGGGCAACCGCTGAGCGATGCCGCGATCATCGATCACATGAATTTCCTGATGATGGCTGCACACGACACCATCACCTCGTCGGCGACCAGCCTGGTCATGCTGCTTGGCCGTCATGTCGAATGGCAGGACCGGTTGCGCGAAGAAGTGCTCTCGCTCGGCCTTAACGATGCGGGTGTGCCGCACACCCAGCTCGATCGCCTGGTGCTGACCGAATATGCCTTCAAGGAAGCGTTGCGGCTGGTCCCGCCGGTGCCGTCGCTGCCCCGGCGCGCGCTGAAGGATTTCAGTTTCGGTGGCTACGATATCCCCGCGGGGACCTTCATCGGCATCAATATCCGCCACACGCATCAGATGCCCGATCTGTGGCCCGATCCGGATCGGTTCGATCCGCTGCGTTTCACGCCCGAGGCGAGCAAGGGGCGGCACAAATATGCCTGGGTGCCGTTCGGCGGCGGCGCGCATATGTGTCTTGGGCTGCATTTCGCGACGATGCAGATCAAACTGCTGATGGTGCAATTGCTCAGCCGCTATCGGATCGAGCTCGCCCCGGGGGCGGGGCGCACCTGGCAAAGCGTGCCCATCCCCCGGCCGAAGGATGGGCTGCCACTCCGCTTCGTCCCGCTGAACTGA
- a CDS encoding FeoA family protein, whose product MDAVTTIPIPVSLESLPRGQRATVADIDWQGLSIPEARRLRELGFDEGVGVEVLHRSPLGRGPMACRIGRMTVALRRTVAGSIRVSPLTL is encoded by the coding sequence ATGGACGCCGTTACCACAATCCCCATTCCCGTCAGCCTCGAGTCGCTGCCTCGCGGTCAGCGCGCGACTGTGGCGGATATCGACTGGCAGGGCCTGAGCATTCCCGAGGCACGGCGCTTGCGCGAGCTCGGCTTCGACGAAGGTGTGGGGGTCGAGGTACTGCATCGTTCGCCGCTTGGCCGGGGCCCGATGGCCTGCCGCATCGGCCGCATGACGGTCGCGCTGCGTCGCACGGTCGCCGGGTCGATCCGCGTTTCTCCACTGACCCTCTAG
- a CDS encoding DMT family transporter, with amino-acid sequence MAETIDTSLAPHRLAFAALIAANILLAFGPWFVRLADTGPVAAGFWRVTLAAPLLLGAAFAGGWRGKGLSWGLWLMIGVAGISFAADLGSWHLGILRTTLANATLFGNAATLIFPIYGFLVLRAWPTRMQGVALILAAIGATLLMGQSYSLNPRNLVGDLLCLFAGILYTLYFICMARARDTMSSLPALALATIAAMLPLLVFAWALGERILPDNWIPLIGVALASQVFGQGLMIYALGQLSPLIVGLGLLTQPIVGATIGWLVYNERLGAADWIGAVLVAVALVLVRRTPGSAPPESAPLAPAATGPRLEPEELAPEETPR; translated from the coding sequence ATGGCTGAAACCATCGACACATCCCTCGCGCCGCATCGCCTGGCTTTCGCCGCGCTGATCGCAGCCAATATTCTGCTCGCCTTCGGGCCGTGGTTCGTACGCCTTGCCGATACCGGGCCAGTCGCCGCCGGCTTCTGGCGCGTGACGCTCGCCGCGCCGCTGCTGCTGGGCGCAGCGTTTGCGGGTGGCTGGCGGGGTAAGGGCTTGAGCTGGGGGCTATGGCTGATGATCGGCGTTGCCGGGATCAGCTTCGCCGCCGATCTGGGGAGCTGGCATCTCGGTATCCTGCGTACCACGCTCGCCAATGCGACCTTGTTCGGCAATGCCGCGACACTGATCTTCCCGATCTATGGTTTCCTCGTCCTGCGTGCCTGGCCCACCCGCATGCAAGGCGTGGCGCTGATCCTCGCCGCGATCGGCGCGACGCTGCTGATGGGGCAGTCCTACAGCCTCAATCCGCGCAACCTGGTCGGCGATCTGCTCTGCCTGTTCGCCGGCATTCTCTACACGCTCTATTTCATCTGCATGGCGCGCGCCCGCGACACCATGTCGTCGCTGCCCGCGCTGGCACTGGCGACGATCGCCGCGATGCTGCCGCTGCTCGTCTTCGCCTGGGCATTGGGGGAGCGCATCCTGCCCGACAACTGGATTCCGCTGATCGGGGTCGCGCTGGCCAGCCAGGTATTCGGACAGGGGTTGATGATCTACGCGCTCGGCCAGCTCTCCCCGCTGATCGTCGGTCTCGGGCTGCTGACGCAGCCGATCGTCGGGGCGACGATCGGCTGGCTGGTCTACAACGAGCGGCTCGGCGCGGCCGACTGGATTGGCGCCGTGCTGGTCGCGGTGGCGCTGGTGCTCGTGCGGCGTACGCCCGGTTCCGCGCCGCCGGAGTCCGCCCCGCTTGCACCGGCCGCGACCGGGCCTAGATTGGAGCCGGAGGAACTGGCTCCGGAGGAGACGCCGCGATGA
- a CDS encoding COQ9 family protein produces MTDALPQDPTLDEVRDALAPLIAANAAFDGWGDAARDAAADAAQVDRDIALLAFSDGPVDMIDAWFASVDRAMLAALPPETLATMKVRAKISGLIEARLAVTAPNREALRRALAILSLPQNIVRGAKLGWRAADLMWRAAGDTATDYNHYTKRTMLAGVYAATLTVFLDDDSAGHADTSAFLSRRIDGIMRFEKAKAGFLARTQHRPSLSRFIGRLRYPVV; encoded by the coding sequence ATGACCGATGCGCTGCCGCAGGACCCGACCCTGGACGAGGTGCGCGACGCGCTCGCCCCGCTGATCGCTGCCAATGCCGCATTCGACGGCTGGGGCGATGCCGCGCGCGATGCCGCCGCGGATGCAGCGCAGGTCGATCGCGACATCGCCCTGCTCGCCTTTTCCGATGGCCCGGTCGACATGATCGACGCCTGGTTCGCGAGCGTCGACCGCGCCATGCTCGCGGCGCTGCCGCCCGAAACGCTGGCGACGATGAAGGTGCGGGCGAAGATTTCCGGGCTGATCGAAGCCCGCCTCGCCGTCACCGCACCCAACCGGGAGGCGCTACGCCGCGCGTTGGCGATCCTCAGCCTGCCGCAAAATATCGTGCGCGGCGCAAAGCTTGGCTGGCGCGCCGCCGACCTGATGTGGCGCGCCGCCGGCGACACCGCGACCGATTATAATCATTATACCAAGCGCACGATGCTCGCCGGCGTCTATGCCGCGACGTTGACGGTATTCCTCGACGACGACAGCGCGGGGCACGCCGATACGAGCGCGTTCCTGTCGCGCCGTATCGACGGCATCATGCGCTTCGAAAAGGCCAAGGCAGGCTTTCTGGCGCGCACCCAGCACCGGCCCAGCCTGTCGCGCTTTATCGGCCGGCTGCGCTACCCTGTGGTATAG
- a CDS encoding GNAT family N-acetyltransferase codes for MSLPVLFTERLILRPVAAEDFEDWARFHADESVMRFLGGVQPRSVAWRGLCAMAGAWSIRGFSMFSLVERDSGRWVGRAGPWQPEGWPGTEVGWGVLPEFAGKGFAFEAASAAIDYAVDVLRWDDVMHSIDPGNAASIALARRLGGVNRGPIRLPPPFEADPVDNWGQSATTWRARRSAGAN; via the coding sequence ATGAGCCTGCCGGTGCTGTTCACCGAGCGCCTCATCCTGCGGCCGGTCGCCGCGGAAGATTTCGAGGATTGGGCACGCTTTCATGCCGATGAGAGCGTGATGCGCTTTCTTGGCGGCGTGCAGCCGCGCAGCGTTGCCTGGCGCGGGCTGTGCGCGATGGCTGGTGCCTGGTCGATTCGCGGCTTTTCGATGTTTTCGCTGGTTGAGCGCGACAGTGGCCGCTGGGTCGGTCGCGCCGGACCCTGGCAACCGGAAGGCTGGCCGGGGACAGAGGTTGGCTGGGGCGTGCTCCCCGAATTCGCCGGCAAGGGCTTCGCGTTCGAGGCGGCGAGTGCAGCGATCGATTATGCGGTCGATGTGCTCCGCTGGGACGATGTGATGCATTCGATCGATCCCGGCAATGCAGCGTCGATCGCGCTTGCGCGCCGGCTCGGGGGCGTTAATCGCGGCCCAATCAGGCTGCCGCCGCCATTTGAAGCCGATCCGGTCGACAATTGGGGCCAGAGCGCAACGACCTGGCGTGCGCGCCGCTCGGCCGGCGCGAACTGA
- a CDS encoding alkene reductase — translation MPSLFDPIQLGAIRSPSRILMAPMTRGRATREGVPTGLMIDYYAQRASAGLIITEGTGISREGLGWPFAPGLWTDEQVEAWKPVTGAVHAAGGQIVAQLWHMGRQVHSSVIGGQAVSSSATVTPGQVHTYDGKQDHEAARPLDIDEIPRLLNDYELATRNALAAGFDGVQIHGANGYLIDQFLRDNANFRDDIYGGSIENRVRLMRQVVERVASVAGVERTSIRLSPNGESQGVDDSNPTALFTTAAKVLDEIGIAFLELREPGSDGTFGRTDVPKLSPAIREVFSGPLVVNSDYTTVEQAQAVLDTGTADAIAFGRTFLANPDLPERLRIGAPLNQSNWKTWYSQEAEGYTDYPTLESVAAE, via the coding sequence ATGCCCAGCTTGTTTGACCCGATCCAGCTCGGGGCGATCCGATCGCCCAGCCGCATTCTCATGGCGCCGATGACGCGAGGCCGCGCGACCAGGGAAGGGGTGCCGACCGGCCTGATGATCGATTATTATGCGCAGCGCGCAAGCGCCGGGCTGATCATTACCGAAGGCACAGGAATCAGCCGCGAGGGGCTGGGTTGGCCGTTCGCGCCGGGACTATGGACCGACGAGCAGGTCGAGGCGTGGAAGCCGGTCACCGGCGCAGTGCATGCCGCAGGCGGCCAGATCGTGGCGCAGCTCTGGCATATGGGCCGTCAGGTCCATTCATCGGTGATTGGTGGACAAGCCGTATCGTCATCGGCCACCGTCACGCCCGGCCAGGTGCATACCTATGACGGCAAGCAGGACCATGAGGCAGCGCGGCCGCTCGACATTGACGAGATTCCGCGCCTGCTGAACGATTATGAGCTGGCGACGCGCAACGCGCTCGCCGCCGGGTTCGACGGGGTGCAGATTCATGGCGCGAACGGTTATCTGATTGACCAGTTTCTGCGCGACAATGCCAATTTCCGCGACGACATCTATGGCGGCAGCATCGAGAACCGGGTGCGCCTGATGCGCCAGGTGGTCGAGCGCGTCGCCTCGGTCGCCGGTGTCGAGCGCACCTCGATCCGCCTTTCGCCCAATGGCGAATCGCAAGGCGTCGACGACAGCAATCCGACCGCCCTGTTCACGACGGCGGCAAAGGTACTGGACGAGATCGGCATCGCCTTCCTCGAATTGCGCGAACCCGGGTCGGACGGCACGTTCGGCCGTACTGATGTGCCCAAATTATCGCCGGCGATACGCGAGGTGTTCAGCGGGCCACTGGTGGTCAATTCGGACTATACGACCGTGGAGCAGGCCCAGGCCGTGCTCGATACCGGTACTGCGGATGCGATCGCGTTCGGGCGGACATTCCTCGCCAATCCCGACCTGCCCGAACGACTGCGCATTGGCGCACCGCTCAACCAGTCGAACTGGAAGACCTGGTACAGCCAGGAAGCCGAGGGCTATACCGACTATCCGACGCTGGAAAGCGTCGCGGCGGAATAG